In the genome of Christensenella timonensis, one region contains:
- a CDS encoding RNA polymerase sigma factor, translating to MQEKEWILEAQKGDSDAFCALIGKYENKIYNIAYKFMQNSFDAQDAAQDAIIKMYGSIRKFSFQSAFSTWMYRVVANTCLDLIRRRKPSVPMEEYTDAAVSRDGNPDEQAENNELGRSIRAAVQELSEKYRTVLILKDMEGLKYEEVAEILSITPGTVKSRLFRAREKLRRILEEKRIV from the coding sequence ATGCAGGAAAAAGAGTGGATACTGGAGGCGCAGAAAGGGGATAGCGATGCTTTTTGTGCGCTGATCGGTAAATACGAAAACAAAATATATAACATTGCGTATAAATTCATGCAGAACAGCTTTGACGCGCAGGACGCAGCCCAGGATGCGATTATCAAAATGTATGGCAGCATCCGGAAGTTTTCGTTCCAGTCGGCGTTTTCCACATGGATGTACCGTGTGGTGGCCAATACGTGCCTTGACCTGATCCGCCGGCGTAAGCCGTCCGTACCCATGGAAGAATATACGGACGCCGCTGTGAGCAGGGACGGCAACCCGGACGAACAGGCGGAAAACAACGAGCTCGGCAGGAGCATCCGCGCGGCAGTGCAGGAACTGAGTGAAAAATACCGCACGGTACTCATCTTAAAGGACATGGAAGGCTTGAAGTATGAGGAAGTGGCGGAGATATTGTCCATTACGCCGGGAACGGTGAAGTCCCGTTTGTTCCGCGCACGTGAAAAGCTGCGCAGGATCTTGGAGGAAAAACGGATCGTCTGA